DNA from Agathobaculum sp. NTUH-O15-33:
ACAGACAGGGGAGAGGCGCGCGAGCAGCGTGCCTCTCTTTTTTCGCTCTGCACAGTTTGGCGGAGAAAAGAGAAGAAAAAACTGTCGTTTTAAATGGTTGCGGAAACAACTAGTTGATGGTAAAATAAATATATAGTTGCACGCGCAACTTCGTGGATTATAAGAGGAGAATAACACGATGTCTGTTCCGCTGTTTTATAAATACGCGTCCATCCTGCACCGGTGTGGCAACCGGTTTTACGATCAGGCGCTCGCATCCTTCGGCATCGGCTGCGGCCAGCAGTTTTTTCTATCACGCATCGCCGAGCACGAGGGGATCACCATGTACGATCTGGCGGCGCTCGGCCGTTTCGATAAGGGCACGGTGACCCGCGCCGTGCAAAAGCTGGAGGAACTGGGCTACCTGCGCAGCGAGGTCGACGCGCGCGACCGGCGCATCCGCCATCTGTACACAACGAGCGCCGCCGGGCCGGCGCTGCTCGCCATTATGGAGAGCAGGCGCGAGTGGGTCGGCCGGATCTCGGAGGGGCTGTCGCCGGAAGAGATCAAGCAGGCGGAAAGCCTGTTCGCGCGCCTTGTACAAAACGCTTGCCAATGCAATATTGAAGAAGGAGAGAGAGAGAATTCATGAAAACCACCGCATCCCAAACGCTGCAAACCGGCAACCCTCTGGGCTACAAGCCGATCGGCGGACTACTGCTTTCCTTTGCGCTTCCATCCACCATCTCGTGTCTGGTCAACTCGGTCTATAATATTGTGGATCAGATCTTCATCGGGCAGGGCGTGGGCTATCTCGGCAACGCCGCTACAACGGTATCCTTTCCAATCGCGACCATTTTAATGGCCTTTGCGACCATGATCGGCTCAGGCGGCAGCGCTTACGCGGCCATCAAGCTCGGGCAGGGCGAGGAGGAAGAGGCGCAGCGCACACTTTCCGGCGTGCTTGGTCTGTCGGTCCTGATCGGCATTGCCTGCGCCGTGCTGGGTCTGGTATTTTTGGAACCGATCCTTCGTATGTTCGGCGCAACGGACGCCGTCATGCCTTACGCAAAGGATTATACCTCGATCATGCTGCTGGGCGCGCCGTTCAGCGTAATCGGCGTAGGCCTATCCAATATGGCGCGAACGGACGGCAGCCCGCGCCTTTCCATGTACGGCATTTTGATCGGCGCGGTGCTCAATTCGATCCTTGACCCGCTGTACATTTTTGTGCTGCACTGGGGCGTCAAGGGCGCGGCGGTCGCGACCATCACCTCGCAGATTCTGTCTGCCCTGATTATGCTGACCTATTTTTCCCACGCGGGCAAGCGGCCCGATCATATGCGTTTTACGCGCCGCTATCTCCGGCGGCCGACGGGCCGTGTGCTCGGTAAGATACTGACGCTGGGCGTGTCCTCCGGTATTACCTCGGGCGTGGCCTGCATTATGCAGGTGGTCATGAACAATTCGCTCGTGCATTACGGCGATCAAAGCGCGGTAGGCGGCGAGGTCGCCCTCAGCGCGATGGGCATTGTCATGAAGTTTACGATGATCCTTGGCTCCGTGGCGATCGGCATCGGCGTGGGTTCGCAGCCGATCTTGGGCTTTAATCTGGGCGCGGGCCACTTCCACCGCATCCGCAAGACCTATTTGACCGCCGCGCTCTCGGCCACAATCTCCATCTCGCTGTGCTGGGTGCTCTGCCAGCTGTTTCCGTATGGAATCGTCGGTATATTTGGCGGCGGCAATCCGCAGTTTACCGAATTTGCGGTTAAGTGTCTGCGCGTTTATCTGTTCGGCATTTTCTGCGCGGGCTTCCAGATCGTATCGACCAACTACTTTCAGGCGACCGGACAGCCGCTCAAGGCTTCGATCCTGTCCATGCTGCGACAGCTGTTGCTGCTGATTCCGCTGATCGTGATCCTGCCCATGTTCTTCGGGCTGGATGGTATCCTATTCGCGGGTCCCACCGCCGATATTCTGTCGGCTGTGATCGTCGCGCTGTTTATCATACCGGAAATGAAGAAGCTGCAAGCCAAGGTGCGCGAGGAGGATTCCGCCGCCGACGCGCTGAAAGTGCAAACCGTATAAAAACATCCCCACATGTCGACCATGTGGGGATGTTTCAGGCTGTCAAAAAACAATTTTTGACAGCCTGTCGATCGAAACAAAGCCCCATTTCGATCGAGAATTCCGGCTCTGTCGCGCGCCCTTTGGGCACACTTCGCCGCCGGTTTGTTCAAAAACCGAGATGCATGCTCCCGGTTTTTTGGTCAAATTGAAGCTTTGCTTCAATTTTCAATTTTATTACGCGCTGCGGCGCGAAGGGTTCTCTGACACGCTGAAACATCCCCACATGTCGAACATGTGGGGATGTTTTTTATACGGTTTAGGAAAGTCTGGACTTAAAGTCCTCATAATCAAAGGTCTTTACAATTTCGTCCGTGCCGTCGGCGCGGCGAAGGGCGATGCTGGGCAGGGGCACGCCGTTAAAGGTATTGGTCTTTACCATGGTGTACAGCGCCATGTCCTCGAACACGACCTGATCGCCCGGGCGCAGCATGTTGTCGAAGGAATATTCGCCCACCACGTCGCCCGCGAGGCAGGAACGGCCGGTGAGCAGGTAGTTAAACGCCTTTTCGTGCGGCTTGGCCGCGTGCCAAACGGGCGGCCGGTAGGGCATTTCGATCACATCCGGCATGTGGCAGGCGGCCGAGGTATCCAGAATCGCGATGTGCGCGTGGTTTTCAACGATCTCCAACACAGTGGAGACCAGATAGCCCGCGTTCAGCACAACGGCTTCGCCGGGTTCCAGATACACCTCAACGTCGTATTTCTTGCGCAGATACTTGACGCATTCGACCAGCACCTCAATATCGTAATCATCCCGCGTGATGTGGTGGCCGCCGCCGAGATTGAGCCACTTCATATCCTTGGCAAATTTGCCGAAGCGGGAATCGAACGCGGCGACCGTGCGGACAAGGTCGTCTGAATTTTGTTCGCACAGGGTGTGGAAATGCAGGCCGTCCAGCCCGTCGAGCAGCTCGGGTTTAAAGTGGTCGGCTGTGACGCCAAGGCGCGAAAACGGGCCGCAGGGATCGTACAGCGCGTGCTCCGAAGGCTGGGTCGAGCATTCCGGGTTGACGCGCAGGCCGCAGCTTTTGCCTGCGGCGCGCGCGCGGTTGCCGTAGATCTTCCATTGGTTCATGGAGTTAAAAATGAAATGGTCGGCATAGGGC
Protein-coding regions in this window:
- a CDS encoding MarR family winged helix-turn-helix transcriptional regulator, which codes for MSVPLFYKYASILHRCGNRFYDQALASFGIGCGQQFFLSRIAEHEGITMYDLAALGRFDKGTVTRAVQKLEELGYLRSEVDARDRRIRHLYTTSAAGPALLAIMESRREWVGRISEGLSPEEIKQAESLFARLVQNACQCNIEEGERENS
- a CDS encoding MATE family efflux transporter; the protein is MKTTASQTLQTGNPLGYKPIGGLLLSFALPSTISCLVNSVYNIVDQIFIGQGVGYLGNAATTVSFPIATILMAFATMIGSGGSAYAAIKLGQGEEEEAQRTLSGVLGLSVLIGIACAVLGLVFLEPILRMFGATDAVMPYAKDYTSIMLLGAPFSVIGVGLSNMARTDGSPRLSMYGILIGAVLNSILDPLYIFVLHWGVKGAAVATITSQILSALIMLTYFSHAGKRPDHMRFTRRYLRRPTGRVLGKILTLGVSSGITSGVACIMQVVMNNSLVHYGDQSAVGGEVALSAMGIVMKFTMILGSVAIGIGVGSQPILGFNLGAGHFHRIRKTYLTAALSATISISLCWVLCQLFPYGIVGIFGGGNPQFTEFAVKCLRVYLFGIFCAGFQIVSTNYFQATGQPLKASILSMLRQLLLLIPLIVILPMFFGLDGILFAGPTADILSAVIVALFIIPEMKKLQAKVREEDSAADALKVQTV
- the nspC gene encoding carboxynorspermidine decarboxylase, which produces MKFTELPTPCFLIDENKIVQNLAVLRDVAERSGAKILLAQKAFSMYTLYPLIAEYLSGTTASGLYEARLGHTHFGGETHVYSPAFAPGEFDDLLPYADHFIFNSMNQWKIYGNRARAAGKSCGLRVNPECSTQPSEHALYDPCGPFSRLGVTADHFKPELLDGLDGLHFHTLCEQNSDDLVRTVAAFDSRFGKFAKDMKWLNLGGGHHITRDDYDIEVLVECVKYLRKKYDVEVYLEPGEAVVLNAGYLVSTVLEIVENHAHIAILDTSAACHMPDVIEMPYRPPVWHAAKPHEKAFNYLLTGRSCLAGDVVGEYSFDNMLRPGDQVVFEDMALYTMVKTNTFNGVPLPSIALRRADGTDEIVKTFDYEDFKSRLS